Proteins found in one Planococcus citri chromosome 2, ihPlaCitr1.1, whole genome shotgun sequence genomic segment:
- the LOC135834001 gene encoding uncharacterized protein LOC135834001: protein MKSEEAVSANDPYSIPSDPPMITNCCHLYHSSCVQKIFDDNPPVTEDGIKFFKCMRDGCETPNIFIHMSTVQVSEHRRRVDIPPMHEDYDALRNRLAVCADLLNNTRTDLTIVRGYLADADKNNATLKKQLDEVTEKLHETKSRYDLLIKQRTDEFCSITSVPSTPQGSHPPQTPKTASVDGKSSPAPKPGGLAPSSKANTASEKTAPKPSQATPKLPPATPKQQPKSIPSLMSVNPARVPRTQNAPRPEPFPPSQPKRPRQSSGTRKEANVHEPGKSPMLRQITWKNKQPTAGRNQQQSAANQRNVNAANAPANPSAANAANASVAQPAAAVQVPHPAPPQPNAPRNDDQMQVDNPPENLPPSKPASKLAKITPNTRSGMAYHRHPFYPATR from the coding sequence ATGAAATCGGAAGAGGCCGTTAGTGCCAACGATCCGTATTCGATTCCATCAGACCCGCCAATGATCACGAATTGCTGCCATTTGTATCACTCTTCGTGTGTCCAGAAAATTTTCGACGACAACCCCCCAGTCACTGAAGACggcattaaatttttcaagtgtatgCGCGATGGCTGCGAAACACCGAATATTTTTATTCACATGTCGACCGTCCAAGTCTCCGAACACCGCCGTAGGGTGGACATTCCGCCAATGCATGAGGATTACGATGCGCTCAGAAATCGTCTCGCCGTTTGTGCTGATCTTCTGAACAACACTCGTACCGACCTCACCATTGTGCGCGGTTATTTGGCCGATGCGGACAAAAACAACGCAACTCTAAAGAAACAGCTCGACGAAGTAACTGAAAAGTTACACGAAACGAAATCGCGGTATGATCTGCTGATTAAACAACGCACCGACGAGTTCTGTTCCATCACGTCGGTCCCGTCCACACCGCAAGGCTCACACCCGCCCCAGACTCCAAAAACCGCTAGTGTTGATGGAAAATCCTCACCGGCACCGAAACCCGGCGGTTTAGCGCCATCTTCCAAGGCGAACACTGCCAGTGAAAAAACGGCGCCAAAACCATCACAAGCGACGCCAAAACTGCCCCCGGCGACGCCGAAACAGCAGCCCAAGTCGATTCCTTCGCTGATGTCCGTTAATCCGGCACGTGTACCTCGTACGCAGAACGCCCCGCGACCGGAACCCTTCCCGCCCTCGCAACCGAAGCGTCCGCGTCAGAGTTCCGGCACTCGAAAAGAAGCCAACGTCCACGAACCTGGAAAATCACCGATGCTTCGCCAAATTACGTGGAAAAACAAGCAACCCACCGCTGGTCGAAACCAGCAGCAATCAGCCGCCAATCAACGCAACGTGAACGCGGCGAACGCTCCGGCCAATCCATCAGCAGCCAACGCGGCGAACGCTTCGGTTGCTCAACCAGCGGCAGCGGTCCAAGTACCACACCCCGCTCCCCCTCAACCCAACGCGCCGCGAAACGACGACCAAATGCAGGTTGACAATCCGCCCGAAAACCTACCCCCGAGCAAGCCTGCGTCGAAATTGGCGAAAATCACACCAAATACCAGAAGCGGTATGGCGTATCATCGTCACCCCTTCTACCCTGCTACCCGCTAA